One Acidobacteriota bacterium genomic window carries:
- a CDS encoding NAD(P)-dependent oxidoreductase produces the protein MILVVGGAGYIGSVLVRELLARGYAVRVFDRMYYGDAGLREERERIELKKGDVRTMDPSVLEGIEAVINLSGLSNDPTAEYNPQANYEMNTRANLSLARLCKRKGIRRFVFASSCSIYDVGIADEEKDIVLDETSQVHPKAAYASSKHLAEKGLLELADENFCPVILRKGTIYGFSPRMRYDLVVNTFFRDALSKGHVTTHYGGEMWRPLVDIRDAARAYILCLEAEESKVSGEIFNVVYRNFRISELALRVVGTLKEVGIKVELKPEYRYQGVRSYRVSGKKLERVLGFAPAVTVEEAVKDMVESVSRYGYTDFDNPRYYNIAWMKLLEQADEIIRITGSVFDTVPAAPFKPAVVGMGGREPGSR, from the coding sequence ATGATTCTGGTAGTTGGTGGAGCCGGCTATATCGGCTCGGTGTTGGTCAGGGAGTTGTTGGCGCGGGGCTACGCGGTCAGGGTCTTCGACCGCATGTACTACGGGGATGCCGGCCTCCGCGAGGAGAGGGAGCGAATCGAGCTGAAAAAGGGAGATGTCCGCACCATGGACCCCTCGGTCCTGGAGGGTATCGAGGCCGTCATCAACCTGAGCGGCCTCTCCAACGATCCCACGGCGGAGTACAACCCCCAGGCCAATTACGAGATGAACACCCGGGCCAACCTGTCGCTGGCCCGGCTCTGCAAGCGGAAGGGCATCCGCAGGTTCGTCTTCGCCTCCTCCTGCTCCATTTACGATGTCGGCATCGCCGACGAGGAAAAGGACATCGTCCTGGATGAAACCTCCCAGGTCCATCCCAAGGCGGCCTACGCCAGCTCCAAGCACCTGGCGGAAAAGGGTTTGCTGGAACTGGCCGACGAGAATTTCTGCCCGGTCATCCTGCGCAAGGGAACGATCTACGGCTTCTCTCCCCGGATGCGCTATGACCTGGTGGTCAACACCTTTTTCCGGGACGCCCTCTCCAAGGGACACGTCACCACCCACTACGGAGGCGAGATGTGGCGGCCGCTGGTGGATATCCGGGATGCGGCCCGGGCCTACATCCTCTGCCTGGAAGCCGAGGAGTCCAAGGTCTCGGGAGAGATCTTCAACGTGGTCTACCGAAACTTTCGGATTTCGGAGTTGGCGCTGCGGGTGGTCGGCACCCTCAAAGAGGTTGGGATAAAGGTGGAGCTCAAACCGGAATACCGCTACCAGGGTGTCCGCAGCTATCGCGTCTCCGGCAAGAAGCTGGAGCGGGTGCTGGGATTCGCCCCGGCGGTCACCGTGGAAGAAGCCGTCAAGGACATGGTGGAGAGCGTCTCCCGATACGGCTATACCGACTTCGACAACCCCCGCTACTACAATATCGCCTGGATGAAGCTCCTGGAGCAGGCCGACGAGATCATCAGGATCACCGGGTCGGTGTTCGACACGGTCCCGGCCGCGCCCTTCAAGCCGGCCGTGGTCGGGATGGGAGGCCGGGAGCCGGGGAGCCGCTGA
- the rfbD gene encoding dTDP-4-dehydrorhamnose reductase: MKILLIGASGQLGADLVTALSDHQLLTPPRRSLDLVQFDRVRRFLQLERPQVVINTAAFHRVDDCESQVSTAFQVNGEAVHNLALAAREVEAVLVHYSTDYVFDGAGGRPYREDDLPRPLNVYGASKLAGEHLLESVWEKHVVIRTCGLYGHAGSRGKGGNFVETMIRKAAGNESIRVVDDQRLTPTSTRELARATAALIETSHYGLFHVTSKGNCTWYEFAGEIFRLLGLKPDLTPTTSDAFAAAARRPAYSVLANHHLEDLGMDDLKHWKDALREYLSDRNQRPGA, from the coding sequence TTGAAGATACTCCTGATTGGAGCTTCCGGCCAACTGGGCGCCGATCTGGTGACGGCCCTGTCCGACCACCAGTTGCTCACCCCGCCCCGCCGCTCGCTGGACCTGGTCCAGTTCGACCGGGTCCGCCGGTTCCTGCAATTGGAGCGTCCCCAGGTGGTGATCAACACAGCAGCCTTCCACCGGGTGGACGACTGTGAGTCCCAGGTCTCGACCGCCTTTCAAGTGAACGGAGAGGCCGTCCACAACCTGGCCCTGGCCGCCCGCGAGGTCGAGGCCGTGCTGGTGCACTACAGCACCGACTACGTCTTCGACGGGGCTGGCGGCCGCCCCTATCGGGAAGACGACCTGCCTCGTCCTCTCAACGTCTACGGCGCCTCCAAGCTGGCCGGCGAGCACCTGCTGGAATCCGTTTGGGAAAAGCATGTCGTGATCCGGACCTGCGGGCTCTACGGCCATGCCGGCAGCCGCGGCAAGGGAGGCAACTTCGTCGAGACCATGATCCGGAAGGCCGCCGGGAATGAATCCATCCGGGTGGTCGACGACCAGCGGCTGACCCCCACCAGCACCCGCGAGCTGGCCCGCGCCACCGCCGCCCTGATCGAGACCTCCCACTACGGACTCTTTCACGTCACTTCCAAGGGTAATTGCACCTGGTACGAGTTCGCCGGCGAAATCTTCCGGCTGTTGGGTCTCAAGCCCGACCTGACACCCACTACCTCCGACGCCTTCGCCGCCGCGGCCCGGCGGCCGGCCTATTCGGTGCTGGCCAACCATCACCTGGAAGATCTGGGAATGGATGACCTCAAGCACTGGAAGGACGCCTTGCGCGAGTACCTGAGCGACCGCAACCAGCGCCCAGGGGCTTGA